The following coding sequences are from one Devosia yakushimensis window:
- a CDS encoding ABC transporter permease, translating to MTVHTFIDGDPETGPAVTPIKARRDNSQLAVAGQWNLIWHKFARNKLALASGMVIIIMALIGLFAEFLAPALPDTSKPQFTNAPPQQLRLFTTNEDGTSSFQPHVTGYTMEVDPASLRRSYVPDESVVVPVGFFVKGPAYKLWGLIPADRHLVGPLKSTDTMYLLGTDRLGRDLLSRLIHGTRISMSIGLLGVCISLCLGVTLGSLAGFYGGAVDALIARVIEVISSMPTIPLWLGLAAAIPLTWSPLTVYFVITLIVSLFGWTGLAREVRGRFYALRGEDFVTAAKLDGSTERRVIFRHILPSLTSHILAVVTLALPTMIVAETALSFLGIGLKAPIVSWGVLLQEAQNVRTIANAPWQLIWPAGAVVITVLAYNFLGDGMRDAADPYES from the coding sequence ATGACAGTCCATACCTTCATCGATGGCGACCCCGAAACCGGGCCAGCCGTAACGCCCATCAAGGCCAGGCGCGACAATAGCCAGCTGGCGGTGGCCGGACAGTGGAACCTGATCTGGCACAAATTCGCCCGCAACAAACTGGCGCTCGCCTCGGGCATGGTGATCATCATCATGGCGCTGATCGGGCTCTTTGCCGAATTCCTGGCTCCTGCCCTGCCCGATACGTCCAAGCCGCAATTCACCAATGCGCCGCCGCAGCAATTGCGGCTGTTCACGACCAATGAGGACGGCACCAGCAGCTTCCAGCCGCATGTGACGGGCTATACGATGGAGGTCGACCCTGCTTCCCTGCGGCGCAGCTATGTGCCCGACGAAAGTGTCGTCGTGCCGGTGGGATTCTTCGTCAAGGGTCCGGCCTATAAGCTGTGGGGCCTGATCCCCGCCGACCGTCACCTGGTCGGACCGCTCAAATCCACCGACACCATGTATCTATTGGGCACCGACCGGCTTGGCCGCGACCTGCTGAGCCGGTTGATCCATGGCACGCGCATTTCCATGTCGATCGGGCTGCTTGGCGTCTGCATTAGCCTCTGCCTGGGCGTCACCCTGGGCTCGCTGGCCGGCTTTTACGGCGGCGCGGTCGATGCGCTGATTGCCCGCGTCATCGAGGTCATATCCTCCATGCCCACCATTCCGCTCTGGCTGGGCCTCGCGGCGGCGATCCCGCTCACCTGGTCGCCATTGACCGTCTACTTTGTCATCACATTGATCGTGTCGCTGTTCGGCTGGACGGGCCTGGCGCGCGAGGTACGTGGCCGCTTCTATGCCCTGCGCGGCGAGGATTTCGTGACGGCCGCCAAGCTCGACGGCTCGACCGAGCGGCGCGTCATCTTCCGCCATATCCTGCCCTCGCTCACCAGCCATATCCTGGCCGTGGTGACGCTGGCCCTGCCCACCATGATCGTTGCGGAGACCGCTCTCAGCTTTCTCGGCATCGGGCTCAAGGCGCCGATCGTCAGCTGGGGCGTGCTGCTGCAGGAGGCGCAGAATGTCCGCACCATCGCCAATGCGCCCTGGCAATTGATCTGGCCGGCCGGCGCCGTGGTGATCACCGTGCTTGCCTACAACTTCCTCGGAGACGGCATGCGCGATGCCGCTGACCCCTATGAAAGTTGA
- a CDS encoding ABC transporter ATP-binding protein, translating into MLNPASDDMDKSDIVLDVQDLSLDFRLRTEVLHAARNVSFQLRRGKTLCLVGESGSGKSVTARALMHIIDGNGSIAGGRILLDDPKGPIDIAGLDERSRQLLAIRGGRIGLIFQEPMSSLSPVHTIGSQIVEALRLHRKMSKAEARAETIDLLRQVEIPNPDKMIDRYTFEFSGGMRQRAMIAMALAADPEILIADEPTTALDVTTQAEILDLIKRLQVSRGMAMLLITHDMGVVAEVADDVAVMHYGRIVEFGSVDDIFHDPKHAYTRRLLNSTVKLEQNRRSASRETRPEAPVLLSARNLTKVYGASTAWFGGNNFAIKAVDDVSFDLRAGENLGIVGESGSGKTTLGRMLLRIVEPSSGTVSFNDEKRPMEVTALSKSQLRTFHRQVRLVFQDPFASLNPRMTVRDIVGDPLVVSGTMNGKAIDQRVCELLELVGLDPATRERYPHAFSGGQRQRIGIARALALDPKIIIADEATAALDVSIRSQVLDLLLDIQKRLGLSFIFISHDISVVRYFCDRVGVMHRGKLVEIGPTEEICTTPKQAYTQSLISAVPNPDPRNKRMLHRTRFTG; encoded by the coding sequence ATGCTCAATCCAGCAAGTGACGATATGGACAAGAGCGACATCGTGCTCGATGTGCAGGACCTCAGTCTCGATTTTCGCCTGCGGACCGAGGTGCTGCATGCGGCCCGCAATGTCAGCTTCCAGCTGCGACGCGGCAAGACATTGTGCCTTGTGGGCGAAAGCGGGTCAGGCAAGAGCGTCACGGCTCGCGCCCTCATGCACATCATCGACGGCAATGGCAGCATTGCCGGTGGCCGCATCCTGCTCGACGATCCCAAGGGGCCGATCGATATTGCCGGCCTCGATGAGCGCAGCCGCCAATTGCTGGCCATTCGCGGCGGCCGCATTGGTCTGATCTTTCAGGAGCCGATGAGTTCGCTTTCCCCGGTCCACACCATCGGCTCGCAAATCGTCGAGGCGCTGCGGCTCCATCGCAAGATGAGCAAGGCCGAGGCGCGGGCCGAGACCATCGACTTGTTGCGGCAGGTCGAAATTCCCAATCCCGACAAGATGATCGACCGCTATACGTTTGAATTCTCCGGCGGCATGCGCCAGCGCGCAATGATCGCCATGGCCTTGGCGGCCGATCCGGAAATCCTGATCGCGGACGAGCCGACCACGGCGCTGGACGTGACCACCCAGGCCGAAATTCTCGATCTCATCAAGCGCCTGCAGGTCAGCCGCGGTATGGCCATGCTGCTGATCACCCACGATATGGGCGTGGTGGCCGAGGTGGCCGACGACGTGGCGGTGATGCATTACGGCCGGATCGTCGAATTCGGCAGCGTGGATGACATCTTCCATGACCCCAAGCACGCCTATACGCGGCGCCTGCTCAATTCCACGGTCAAGCTGGAACAGAACCGCCGGTCGGCAAGCCGCGAAACGCGCCCGGAAGCGCCGGTGCTGCTCTCCGCGCGCAATCTCACCAAGGTCTATGGTGCATCCACCGCCTGGTTCGGCGGCAATAATTTCGCGATCAAGGCTGTCGATGATGTGAGCTTTGATCTGCGGGCCGGCGAAAATCTCGGCATTGTGGGGGAAAGCGGCTCGGGCAAGACCACGCTTGGGCGCATGCTGTTGCGCATCGTCGAGCCCAGTTCGGGCACTGTGAGCTTCAATGACGAGAAGCGCCCGATGGAGGTGACTGCACTCTCCAAATCGCAATTGCGGACGTTTCACCGCCAGGTGCGGCTGGTCTTTCAGGACCCTTTTGCCTCGCTCAATCCGCGCATGACGGTGCGGGACATTGTGGGCGATCCGCTGGTGGTTTCCGGCACCATGAATGGCAAGGCCATCGATCAGCGGGTTTGCGAACTGCTCGAACTGGTGGGGCTCGATCCGGCGACGCGCGAACGCTATCCGCACGCCTTTTCGGGCGGCCAGCGGCAGCGCATCGGCATTGCCCGGGCGCTGGCGCTCGACCCCAAGATCATCATTGCCGACGAGGCGACGGCGGCGCTGGATGTGTCGATCCGCAGCCAGGTGCTCGATCTGCTGCTCGACATTCAGAAGCGGCTGGGGCTGAGTTTCATCTTCATCTCGCACGACATTTCGGTTGTCCGCTATTTCTGCGACCGTGTGGGCGTGATGCACCGGGGCAAGCTGGTTGAAATCGGCCCCACCGAGGAGATCTGCACCACGCCCAAACAGGCGTATACGCAGAGCCTCATCTCCGCCGTTCCCAACCCCGACCCCCGCAATAAGCGCATGCTGCACCGCACGCGCTTCACAGGTTAA